The DNA sequence CATCCAATACACGTAGGGAACGTTCAACTTCAATAGTGAAGTCCACGTGTCCGGGAGTATCGATGATGTTAACGCGATACCCTTTCCATTGTGCAGTAGTAGCAGCTGAAGTGATGGTAATACCACGTTCTTGTTCTTGTTCCATCCAGTCCATTTGTGAAGCACCCTCGTGGGTTTCACCGATCTTATGGATTTTACCGGTATAGTACAAAATACGTTCAGTTGCCGTTGTTTTACCAGCGTCAATATGAGCCATGATACCGATATTTCTCGTATTATGTAGAGAAAATTCTCTTTGTGCCATCTTCTTCAAACACCTCTCTCTTGTAAAAGTAATTGCAAGTCCATTTTATTAAAAAAATGGTGACTTATACAACCATAAAGCAAATTTCTTGCAAGAAAAAATTCTTGCAAGAAAATTTTACCAACGGTAATGAGCGAAAGCTTTGTTAGCTTCTGCCATTTTATGTGTATCTTCACGTTTCTTAACTGAAGCACCAGAGTTGTTAGCAGCATCCATAATTTCTTTAGCTAGACGCTCTTCCATAGTATCTTCACCGCGTAGACGAGAGTAGCTTACCAACCAACGTAATCCTAAAGCCATACGACGATCTGGACGTACTTCGATAGGAACTTGGTAGTTAGAACCCCCTACACGACGTGCTTTTACTTCTAAAACAGGCATGATGTTTTTCATAGCTTGTTCGAAAACTTCCAACGGGTCGTTTCCTGTAGATTCTTTGATCATTTCAAATGCGTTATATAAGATTGTAGCAGCTTTACCACGTTTTCCATCAACCATGATACGGTTGATTAAACGAGTCACCAATTTTGAATTGTAAATCGGATCTGGCATTACTTCACGTTTTGTAACTGGACCTTTACGAGGCATTCAAATTCCTCCTTCCTTAACTTTTGTTTTTCGTTTATTGTTTAATTATTTTTTCTTAGGTCTCTTAGCTCCGTATTTAGAACGGCTTTGCATACGGTTGGCTACACCAGCTGTATCAAGAGCGCCACGAACGATATGATAACGTACCCCTGGCAAGTCTTTTACTCGTCCGCCACGGATTAGCACCACGCTATGTTCTTGTAGGTTATGTCCGATACCAGGAATGTAAGCTGTAACTTCTAACAAGTTAGACAAACGTACACGAGCGTACTTACGTAACGCTGAGTTAGGTTTTTTCGGAGTCATTGTACCCACACGAGTACAAACACCACGCTTTTGAGGTGAGTTTGTATTTGTTTGAGATTTCTTGAAGCTATTGTAACCTTTTCCTAAAGCAGGAGCAGTTGACTTTACAATAGCAGATTTGCGAGGTTTACGCACTAATTGATTGATTGTAGGCATTGATTTTCCTCCTTCCTCGATGGGATAGCTAGGTCCACACATCCAGGTGGTTCCTTTTTAGTTAAAAAAATAAATAAATCGAATATTTCGACTTACTATTCTTTCTGTGACAATCATACACCAGTCAGCACGACTGAAAGATATTGTTCAGGAATCTGTGTATAAAATCACCTTATGAATCATAACATGTATAATTCTGTCCGTCAACCATTTGTCTTGTATTATTTGTAATATTTTCCGGTTTTTTTCAATTTTTATTATTCGAATACGGGAGCAACTGGAGTAAGCTGCTCCTTAAACATACAAAAGGGCTACCGCAGATTGCGGCAGCCCCTTACATCCAAGTTAAATCTCTAGGTTTCTCATCGTTGGGAACAGCAGGACGTCCCTGATTGATTGGCTGTCGGTCAACATCATCACGAATCTGTCGATGCCGATGCCCAATCCGCCGGTCGGAGGCATACCGTATTCCAAAGCTTCGATGAAGTCTTCGTCCACGCCATGCGCTTCGTCATTGCCTTGCTCTTTTTCCATCGCTTGCGCTTCGAATCGTTCTCTTTGATCGATTGGATCCGTAAGTTCGGTAAAGGCGTTTCCGTATTCCTTGCCCATGATGAAGATTTCAAAACGGTCCGTAAAGCGCGGATCTTCTTCATTTTTACGTGCCAATGGAGAGATTGCCAGCGGATGACCGTAGATGAATGTCGGCTGAACCAACGTGTCTTCCACGAATGCCTCGAAAAATTCATTGATGATGTGCCCTACCGTCATATTCTTCGTGAAAGGCACATTGTGTTTTTCCGCCAAAGCTTGCGCTTCTGCATCCGTCATCGGTGCCCAGAAATCGACGCCTGTAACGGATTTGACTGCGTCAACCATGTGGATGCGCGGATATGGTCCGGCCAAGTTGATTTCAATGCCGTCATAGACCACTGTTGAGGAGCCTTTGACCTTGGTTGTAACCGTCTCAAAGATGCCTTCAACCACTTCCATCACATCGTGGAAGTCTGTATAGGCTGTATACATTTCCAGCATCGTGAATTCCGGATTATGGGTTGTGTCGATTCCTTCGTTACGGAATACGCGACCGATTTCATAAACCTTTTCCATGCCGCCGATCACAAGGCGTTTCAAGTGCAACTCCAACGCGATGCGCATGTACAATTCCATATCCAATGCGTTATGGTGCGTGATGAAAGGTCTTGCGGTAGCCCCACCAGCCATGTTGTGCAAAGTCGGCGTTTCGACTTCAAGGTAGCCGAGGCCATTCAGATAGGTTCTGATTTCGCTGATGATTTGGCTGCGTTGCACGAACTTATTGAAGCTCTCTTTGTTGCTGATCAAGTCAAGATAGCGTTGACGATATTTTTGTTCAACGTTAGTCAACCCATGATATTTGTCAGGCAACGGACGCAAGGCTTTCGTCAAATGCACAAGTTGCGTCGGTTTGATGGTGACTTCACCGGCATCTGTTTTCATGATTGGGCCAGTTACGCCAATGATGTCGCCGAGATCGGCCTGTTTAAAGATTGCATAATTCTCTTCCCCAACAGCGTCTTTGCGCACGTAAATCTGGATTTGGCCTTTGCTGTCCTGCAAATGTGCAAAACCAACCTTGCCTTTGCCTCGTTTTGTCATGATTCTGCCGGCTACGGAAACGATGGTCTCATCTTTTGCTTCGATTTCCTCTTTCGTAAAAGCATCGAAATCTTGATGGATAGTTGCGGATAAATGTGTTCTTACAAAACCATTTTGAAAGGGTTCAATTCCTTCTTCGCGTAAAGTCAGCATTTTTTCACGGCGAATCAGTAATTGGTCATTCATTTCTTCTGAATGTTTTTCTTGACTCAATGAGGTCACTCCGTTCTTAAATCTACTTGTTTCATAATCTTCTTAATATTGCCAATAAAAGAGTGAAAAATCAAGCCGTCTTAGCTATTTATTTCGATTTTTTCGGATGTAGGCGCTTCTTTCGAGGCTTCGCGTTCTTCTATTTCAAAAATGAACCGATCCAACAAGTCGACAACTTCTTGTTGTCTGGATGCAGACGTGACTGCAGCTTTTGTTTTTGAAGCACGCGGAATGCCTTTCAGGTAATAACCCGCGATGCTGCGGAATTCTTTTACAGCGACTGTTTCGCCCTTAAGATCGGTCAATCGGTCCAAGTGCAGTTTTGCAATTTCTAATTTTTCACGCGGGGTCGACTGCGGCAACATCTCTCCGGTTTCCAGATAGTGGACTGTTTGTTTGATCATCCAAGGGTTGCTCAAGGCAGCCCGGCCGATCATGACACCATCCACGCCTGTTTCGTCCATCATCCGCTTCGCATCTTCAGGAGTCTTCACATCTCCGTTCCCCAATAATGGGATACGCGTCAAAGCTTGTTTGACTTCCTTGAAGATGTTCCAGTCGGCTTTGCCATCATACATCTGTACGCGTGTGCGGCCGTGCATCGCAACTGCGGCTGCACCAGCGCGTTCTGCAGCCAAAGCATTCTCAACTGCAAAAAGATGATCGGAGTCCCAACCGGTCCGCATTTTCACGGTTACAGGCTTATCAACGGCATCCACGACAGCGGAAACCATTTCATAGACTTTGCCCGGATCCAACAACCACTTTGCCCCTGCTTCCGCCTTGATGACTTTGCTGACGGGGCAGCCCATGTTGATGTCGATGATGGCTGCTTCTGTGTTTTCCGCCACATATTTTGCCGCTTCTACTAATGTATCCTTGTTGCCGCCCATGATCTGCACGCTCAACGGATACTCATTCGGCTCGATGTGCAGCATCCGCAAAGTCTTCTCGTTGCGGAATTGAATGCCCTTGTCGCTGATCATCTCGCAGACGACCAAACCGGCGCCCATCTCTTTGACGGTAACACGGAAGGCGGCGTTGCTGATTCCGGCCATCGGTGCGACTGCGACTGGATTATTGATTTCTATATTGCCAATTTTATACATTTTTTACTTCCTTTGTTATTTATTTATGGTGATCCCATCCGTTTGCTGGATGCTCGAAAAACTCTTGGACCATTCTATCATCTTACAATCAGTAAGAAAAGAAAAATATCTTGCCTGATTGAAGATGACGCGTCAACAATAAGAAGAAGGACAAGCCATCCGATCGGCCTGTCCTTCTTATCCATTTATTATTGTACGCTGAACAGAGGCGTGGAGAGGTAACGTTCGCCGCTATCCGGCGCCACAGTCAAGACGGACTTGCCTTTGCCCAAACGGATGGCCACTTCGATCGCACCGGCAATGGCAGCCCCGCCTGAAATGCCCACCAGTATGCCTTCTTCCTGCGCAACACGGCGAGCCATTTCGAAGGCTTGTTCATTGGAGACTTGGACGATACCGTTGTAAAGTGTCGTGTCCAAGACAGACGGGATAAAGCCCGCCCCGATACCCTGGATTTTGTGCGGGCCTTTCGGCTTTCCGCTCAGTACAGCCGAGTCGGTCGGCTCCAGAGCATAGATCTCCACGTTAGGATTGACTTTGCGCAATGCCTTGCCGACTCCAGTCACGGTTCCGCCCGTTCCGACTCCGGCAATAAAGGCATCCGGCGTCTTGCCTTCAAACGCCTCGATGATTTCCGGGCCGGTAATGGCTTCATGCACAGCTGGATTGGCTGGATTATCGAATTGCATCGGCATAAAGTGTTCCGGTTGCGCTGCGATTTCCCTTGCCTTCGCAATTGAACCGTTCATCCCTTCAGCTCCAGGTGTCAAAACTAATTCGGCGCCATAAGCTGCCAACAATAAGCGTCTTTCCATGCTCATCGTATCAGGCATCACAAAAATGGCTTTATAGCCTTTTGCCGCAGCCAGCATTGCTAAGCCGACGCCTGTATTCCCGCTGGTCGGTTCCACGATTGTATACCCAGGCTTCAGAAGGCCTTCTTCTTCCGCCACTTCTATCATATTCAGAGCGATGCGATCTTTCACGCTTCCGCCTGCATTGAATGATTCAAGCTTGACGTAAACATCAGCCACACCCTCGGGTACCACTTTATTCAGTTTGATTATCGGCGTTTCCCCGATCAAACTTGCAATTGAAGAGACTATTTTTACCATGTCGATTCCTCCAGCTCAGATAGATTTTACTGATCAGTTCCGTCAAACGGATAGATTACTTTCATTGTAGGTTACGTGAAACCGCATTACAAGAGAGAAGCCGACGCCATCAGATGTTGGCAGCGCGCTTTTCATCAATGGCCGTCACCAGTTCCTGCAGATCTGCTTCCGAATAGTGGTACTTTTCGCCACAGAAATGGCAGACAACTTCAGCGCCATGATCTTCTTCGATCATTTCCTGCAGCTCAGTCTTGCCGATCGAACTCAACCCTTCGCTGAAACGATCCCTTGAACAATCGCAGTGAAAACGCACAGGCATCTTCTCCAACACTTCCACATTTTCTTCGCCCAATATGCGCGTCAGAATCTGTTCAGGTGTTTCACCGTTTTCCATCAATCTGGAAACCAACGGAATGGCTGCAATATTC is a window from the Trichococcus shcherbakoviae genome containing:
- the rpsG gene encoding 30S ribosomal protein S7 gives rise to the protein MPRKGPVTKREVMPDPIYNSKLVTRLINRIMVDGKRGKAATILYNAFEMIKESTGNDPLEVFEQAMKNIMPVLEVKARRVGGSNYQVPIEVRPDRRMALGLRWLVSYSRLRGEDTMEERLAKEIMDAANNSGASVKKREDTHKMAEANKAFAHYRW
- the rpsL gene encoding 30S ribosomal protein S12 yields the protein MPTINQLVRKPRKSAIVKSTAPALGKGYNSFKKSQTNTNSPQKRGVCTRVGTMTPKKPNSALRKYARVRLSNLLEVTAYIPGIGHNLQEHSVVLIRGGRVKDLPGVRYHIVRGALDTAGVANRMQSRSKYGAKRPKKK
- the lysS gene encoding lysine--tRNA ligase, producing MNDQLLIRREKMLTLREEGIEPFQNGFVRTHLSATIHQDFDAFTKEEIEAKDETIVSVAGRIMTKRGKGKVGFAHLQDSKGQIQIYVRKDAVGEENYAIFKQADLGDIIGVTGPIMKTDAGEVTIKPTQLVHLTKALRPLPDKYHGLTNVEQKYRQRYLDLISNKESFNKFVQRSQIISEIRTYLNGLGYLEVETPTLHNMAGGATARPFITHHNALDMELYMRIALELHLKRLVIGGMEKVYEIGRVFRNEGIDTTHNPEFTMLEMYTAYTDFHDVMEVVEGIFETVTTKVKGSSTVVYDGIEINLAGPYPRIHMVDAVKSVTGVDFWAPMTDAEAQALAEKHNVPFTKNMTVGHIINEFFEAFVEDTLVQPTFIYGHPLAISPLARKNEEDPRFTDRFEIFIMGKEYGNAFTELTDPIDQRERFEAQAMEKEQGNDEAHGVDEDFIEALEYGMPPTGGLGIGIDRFVMMLTDSQSIRDVLLFPTMRNLEI
- the dusB gene encoding tRNA dihydrouridine synthase DusB gives rise to the protein MYKIGNIEINNPVAVAPMAGISNAAFRVTVKEMGAGLVVCEMISDKGIQFRNEKTLRMLHIEPNEYPLSVQIMGGNKDTLVEAAKYVAENTEAAIIDINMGCPVSKVIKAEAGAKWLLDPGKVYEMVSAVVDAVDKPVTVKMRTGWDSDHLFAVENALAAERAGAAAVAMHGRTRVQMYDGKADWNIFKEVKQALTRIPLLGNGDVKTPEDAKRMMDETGVDGVMIGRAALSNPWMIKQTVHYLETGEMLPQSTPREKLEIAKLHLDRLTDLKGETVAVKEFRSIAGYYLKGIPRASKTKAAVTSASRQQEVVDLLDRFIFEIEEREASKEAPTSEKIEINS
- the cysK gene encoding cysteine synthase A: MVKIVSSIASLIGETPIIKLNKVVPEGVADVYVKLESFNAGGSVKDRIALNMIEVAEEEGLLKPGYTIVEPTSGNTGVGLAMLAAAKGYKAIFVMPDTMSMERRLLLAAYGAELVLTPGAEGMNGSIAKAREIAAQPEHFMPMQFDNPANPAVHEAITGPEIIEAFEGKTPDAFIAGVGTGGTVTGVGKALRKVNPNVEIYALEPTDSAVLSGKPKGPHKIQGIGAGFIPSVLDTTLYNGIVQVSNEQAFEMARRVAQEEGILVGISGGAAIAGAIEVAIRLGKGKSVLTVAPDSGERYLSTPLFSVQ